Below is a window of Lagenorhynchus albirostris chromosome 18, mLagAlb1.1, whole genome shotgun sequence DNA.
GTATGATGTTTTCCTTAAGTCCTAGATCAGTTTAATTATAGGGCACATCATTGACAGCAGGTGAGGAAATTTAAGAAAGGAACCCAGTATTAAGGTGGATTATAGTTAAGTGGCATATGATGGATCGTGTAAGCTTGTTTCTTCAGAAATCAGGGGTCCATAGTGGCTGCTTGAGGGAGAATTCCTGAGAGTAATTTAGAACCTTCCACAGGGAAACAAGGGGTTCAGATCCACTGACACCTGGATCTACTACCTTccagctgagtgactttgggaaaaatcacttaacctctgaaaagccttagtttcctcttttgtaaaatgaaccTCATAGACACTGTCTTCAAGATGAAGCTTTAAGAAACGTAAAATGCTGAGTCCAGGGCCTATCACATGGTCAACTCAAAAATGATGGGCTATTTCAGCAGctctggagatttaaaaaaaagggttATCACAGAAAACACATCaatgaggagaagaggaagagcttTCATATAACAGGCACAGGTACTGGAAGACAAGGGAACTTGGAAAACGGGAGGGGTGGTCTTGGCTTTTCAACAGTCCACGAAAAACTCTTGAAAACAGACAGTGTCATTTACTCAAAGTTCAACATGATACAGATGATTATCTCAGTTCCCCACCTACGGGTACGGTGTTCACCCTGAGAACAGTCCTTCAGAGACGTGAATAAACAAGAGCGCCTCCAGGCCAGGGTTCCCAAGAATGGTGAGGATAAATAAACAGCAGTCACTCAACAGCTGACGAAGCTTCAAGTTCTCAAGTTCAAGTGCTGATTTTACAGGAGCAAGTACCAccctggaagggaggaggggtgcTAGCAACAGTGACTGTTAAGATACCTTGCCCTCTGAGATTCTAAGTTTACATTTCTAAACTTGGGATTTTTGGAAGGACAATGCTactaaataaagacaaataaatgcaAGGTACGTGCTGAAGAAACACGCAGGCACGTACGGAATGCTATTTTACACAAATGGGATGTGTTCTGGGAAAATCTCTTTGGGTCACACAAGTAGTCACTTCTGAGCAAAACCAGTAACACAGTGTCCGAAGTGTGTAGTACTTCTAGTTTGCAAATGCAtttgaggaaaaaaggaaaaaacacacaaaaccccaCAAGCACAAATAAACCAACTTTAATagatattattttgtatttatatagcGCCTTCTTCAAGAACCTTAGATGCTTTACAGACATTATATCTAAttaatccccacaacaaccctgtgaggtaggtattactcccattttacaagatagggagactgaagcacagagaggttaagtgacttgcccaaggtcacacagttaaatTCACTGAAGAGCCAGGACCTGAGCGCCTTAGCCTCCCAACTCCCAGGTAAATACCTCATGAGAGAATCTTTATTGAAAAGTAGCTTTAAAGAAAGTATCAAGAGTAGTAAGTTATGGGAGTGAGGTCTTTCTACTGCcgtcaaggaaagaaaaaaccctaCACGGATGGTCAGAGGCGACGAGACCCATATATTACATTCCTCACCTCTTCTCTTTGCCCAAAGTCTCAGGGCTCCTGTCTCGAGCCAACTTTAAAAGGTAAAGCCGCCAAGACAGAAGCCATGTGACTTAGAAGTGAGACTTAATTTAGAATATTTACTTTCAGTTATGATAATTTATAGAAATTTTTATTCCAATATACAAAATATGGGATAGCCATCCCAACATACATGTACACAGTTAGACAGCAATCAGCCACCATTTACAACTGAAACCCACCCCTCAGTTCCATCAGTCGGACCAGCACACAACCTCACAACGCATTCGATATGGGTCACTTTTCTTACTTACTATATCTGCATTtttcccccaaccctaaccctacatgtttttaaagtataCTGTATTTCTGAGAAGCTTCAAGACATTTTACGTAGATGCAGCTGCACTCAGAGTGTACACAGAAAACTGACAACCGTCACCCCATCGTCCCCTCCCGACAAGTCATCCTATTAAACAGGGTGTAGATGTGAACAGTGTGTGACTACCATGGAACTCAAAAACAACGCTAGAACTTGCTTTAATAGGAAATCTAACCTTGGCTTTTACTTCACTGTacgtttttttaaatgcaaaatgtaaaaacaaacacaacgTAGTAACCCAAGGCTGTACCTTTATGCAAATGACTTCATCTCTCTTTCTCATACATGTTGTGGCCCAACGCAAGGAAAAACTGGTTCAGCTTCACATTACTCCTCGTCTCCATACTGAAAGCTGCAGAAACTTCGCTTTAAATTCCAAGACAATTTGGCTAAAGCCCTCAAAATAAAAGATGCCTCCACCTCCGCGGCTATCACCTTGCCCACACCCTTGGTTGTGATTCTCTGTGCCGTGGTGGTGGATCAGGCAGGCCATATAATCTGCACCAGAACCACTCCAGCCAGGGCAAGGCTTTAGAAACTGTCTCTTAAAAAGCAATCTGTCAAAATATATCATCATTTTCTCCCAGTACATCTGTTTCAACAGCCCCATTAGCTAAGTGACCCTGTTAAGGATCAATCCATGGAACGAACAGGTGAAGTCATTTCCTGAGCTAAAAGATAcagataataaatgttaataatagcagcagacaaaacatttttttgttgcttgtttttcaGATTCAACAGTATTAGTAAAATAAGTTTACAAAATTACAACgattaaaacaaaaagattccTGCCTCGAAAAAACATGAATAAAGAACATCTAAGGCCTGATTGCTATTATCTTGAATATATATTCAATTATTTTCAGCAAGTTACATTCGGCCACGGTCAGACAACTTCTTGATGCATGGCAAAGTGTCAACTGCAACGGTTTACATACATCTTGCATCACACATATTACTTCTTGAAACTGCCAACAGAATGAAGTCTTAAACACAAAGGTAAATTCCAATAACATCTGTAAaggtggaaggggaaaaaaaataaaaaaagacttgCTTTCAAAGTACTTCTGGTCGACCTCATTAAAATGTAACCCTCACAGGGTCTGTTAGCTCtccaggagctggggctgggatgGATCACTTCTTTCCAGGATAAAGAACATTTGAAAGTAACGTAGCTGCTATGACATGAGTTTCCCAAACGTGGCCTCAACCTGAAGCAGAGCACTGACGAACTCTCAAGGCCGCACACCACCACCGCACCAGGACTTCTTAGATCATTCCACAATGACAGGGAATTTGggatagtttttaattttactgaaattaaaactgaatgaaataaGTGACAACTAGGACAAATCTTTAGCCAGAGATATCAGTTCCTCCCGAAAAAGAGTATGTACCTCCTCTCATTGCTATTTTTCTTAAGGTAACTTATGATTTAAAACAGAGTTTAAAATTCaccttaaaaacagaaacaaaaggattAGTTAAACTgacaaaaactaataaaaatatgcTGAAATTTACGACAGAATCATGGGCACTTCATACAATACTTAGACTCTACcagttttaagtaaaataaataaggaaaaaaattgtaattacaAAGCCAGTCTTTCCCCTTGGGGAAACAAAAAGCCACTTTTGACCAACTGTTCCCTAGATATACATATACTGTATATTATTATAAGCTTCTTCAGAGAAGCAAACGTATTTGTCTTCCTGACACTGGATTCTAGTATCTGTTAGTTTCTTTACATCAGGAAGGCAACTGCAAGTGTTGGGCCCAAAAGTATTTCTGGTTTACGCTTGAAAAGACCACCCAGTATTGCTTCTCGATGTGTTCAACCAGGCAAATGTATGCAGTGTGTTCAACATCATCTCCTGCAATTGTCAGTACAACCTCacagattccttttctttctactgCACCCCCAAGGAGTTCAATCATTACTGGTGCaattaatgaagagaaaatgCATGTCAATTACTGGAAGGCTGTTTTACAAGAGGAGCTGGTATCTCTGATTTCACTGCCTCATTGTATGGAACTGTGCAGACAGCATGATACCTGAGCAAATCAATCAACTACCACGGTAGGAAGAGCATGTTAATCCAGTCTTTGCTTTACTGTGTGCAAAGTGTGCTACTGCCCCCTGAGCTTcctgcatttctcttttcttggaAAACTGGTGCTTGATCCTTTCCCAAATAACCAGAGAAGAAATGAGGCAGAAGGTCTCTCTTCATCGCGGTTCCCTCAGTCCCGGGACTGATAGAAAAGGATGTAGCCAGACTCAGAGTTCTTTGAGATATCTGACGTCAACCCGTAGAATTCTTCGATAGCTTGTGCATCTATTTTCTGTGAGGCAAAACACAAACTTTAGTACAAAAACAAGCTCTTTGAACTGCTTGAATCCAATAAAATCTTCAAGCTTTCTTAGAATAAtgcctttcattttctcattcataaaacaGCTCTGCACAACCCAAATGGCTTAAATTAAAAAGACGGACGATGCCAAGTACTGGTGAGAACGTGGAACAAATGCAACTCTCATGCATAGCGGGGAGGAACGTAAAATGGCACAGACGCTGGGGAGAATGTTTAGCATCATCTTCTAAGGCTGAACATACAATCACCCTgtgtgtgacccagcaattctattctACCCTGAACTATAGGAAACCACTAATTGTCAACCATTTGGGACCTACAAAAATGGCTGTTTCATATGGTTCAATCTACAATATACCCAAGGAAAATGAGGGCCTATGTCCaacaaaagacttgtacaaggATAATCaaggcagttttatttgtaatagtcaacAATGGACAAAAAGTCAAGTTTCTAACGTGGTATAGCCGTACAATGGAAAATCAGACAGCAATAAAGAAAGAACTACCATTGCAGGCAACAAGATTGAGTTGCACAGGTACTGATGAgtgaaaaagccagacacaaaagcagTCACACTGGATGAGCCCCTCGTATTCAAACACAGGCAAAATTCATCACAGTAACATAGTAAAATTCAAAATAGTGGATTCCAGAGGATGGTGGCTAGGGGAGGAAAGCTGTGGGTACTGACCAGGAGGAGGAATAAGGGAGCTTCTTGGGGTGTTGAAAATATACTATATCTTGATCTAGATGGCGGTTACGTGTGGGCGCGCATTCACATGTAAAAATTTAAGTTGTTTAAAATTTGCATGCTTTACTGTGCCTTATAGCTCAATAAGTTATTTTgttaatagtgtttttttttttttttttttttgcggtacgcggtcctctcactgttgtggcctctcctgttgcagagcacaggctccggacacgcaggctcagcggccatggctcatgggcccagccactccgctgcatgtgggatcttcccggaccggggcacgaacccgcatcccctgcatcggcaggcagactctcaaccactgcaccaccagggaagccctagtgtttttttttaaactagctcTGCTGTTGAAAGATTTCCCTTGTtttattctaaacattttttaaaattttatttattcatctatctatctatctatctatctatctgtctatggctgtgttggatcttcgttgctgcacgcgggctttctctagttgtggcgagcaggggctgctcttggttgctgtgcaggtgtgagggcttctcattgaggtggcttgtcttgttgtggaacacaggctctaagcacgcaggcttcagtagttgtggcatgcgggctcagtacttgtggcaggcgggctcagtagttgtggctcacgggctctagagcgcaggctcagtagttgtggtgcacaggcttacgtgctccgcagcacgtgggatcttcccggaccaggtatcaatcccgtgtcccctgcattggctggtagattcttaaccactgtgccaccagggaagtgcctattctaaacttttttttttttttttttttttttgcggtatgcaggcctctcactgctgcggcctctcccgttgctgagcacaggccccagacgcgcaggctcagcagccatggctcacgggcccagccgctccgcggcatgtgggatcttcccagaccggggcacgaacccgtgtcccctgcatcggcaggcggaccctcaaccactgcgccaccagggaagccctctaaacaTTTTAAAGGTTAGCTGACCATTACAGCAATGGGACTGGATGTTAGGGAGCAAGAAGTAGAAATTAGACTACAATCTGAAGACCTGTCATATACAATGAGAAGCTGGAAGGAAAAAGTTAAgagcaaaatacacacacaactttgaagaaaaataagaaattaggAAACTACTTACTTCTACAATGTCGTCAtcaaacaacaaccaaaaatcaTGACTCTTAACTATTGCAATATAATGGCCTCGATTGGGACcactgaaacaaagagaaataaaagttaattttatacaAAGTTTATTAGCATTGCTCTTCTATGCCCTATAGTCCACGTTTTATAAAGTAGAAAAACtgaaacagataaaaatattccTTACCTATTCTTTCCCCCAAAAGATCAAGCTACATTGATCTGAACTGGCATTCAATTTTAAGACCAAATAATCAGTACTCTACTCTGAGAGATACAACCAGTATTCTCTTTATATAAAGCTATACTATAAAATTCTCtgttgccttttaaaattattattattattattttttcgcgatacgcgggcctctcactgttgtggcctcccccgttgcggagcacaggctccagacgcgcaggctcagcggccatggctcacaggcccagccgctccgcggcatgtgggatcttcccggaccggggcacgaacccatgtcccctgcattggcaggcggactctcaacctctgtgccaccagggaagccctaaaattattattatttttttaattttttaaatttaatttttattttatttttattatttttttgcggtacgcgggcctctcactgttgtggcctctcccgttgcggagcacaggctccggacgcgcaggctcagcggccacggttcacggggccagcccctccgcggcatgtgggatcttcccggaccggggcacgaacccgcgtcccctgcatcagcaggtggactctcaaccactgcgccaccagggaagccctaaaattattatttttgaagtgATTTTCCAATTTGCTtctataaaagatttaaataaaaatttctagcatttttttggggggaggagaggtgaTCACAGGCAGAACACGCTGAATTAAACTACAAAACAACGCACGTAGTTATTTCTGAGTCTCAACCCTCGGCAATAGTTTTTCTCGAGGAAGGATTCCATGTGATGCTTGAAAAAGTACAGATATCGAATCCTGGGCTCTGAAATCAAGCTCCAACTTCATAAACTTCTTTAAACAAGTGacttttttttagtattattagTGCTAGCTTTAAGTACTTAACTCTTAGCaccattataattattataattgccTCTGCATCTCATTTTCAACAAATCTGGAATACAGAAATCtagaagaatgtaaaaataaaggtgggattatttcttttaaaagaaattcttttttttttttggctgtgcctcgtggcttgcaggatcttagttccctgaccagggatcgaaccccatgtcccctgcagcagaagcgcagagtcctaaccactggaccgccagggaagtccctaaaagaaATTCTTTACAAAGAACACGTCAAAGATTTTTAACCTCTCCCAGTTTAAGTATGACTCACTATAAAAgcttatatatacttttaaaatcaaattataatTCTACCACAATTATTATATTACAGACTTTGAAGTAATTTTCAACACAGATTATTCTTTATGGtgaatactattttaaaagtagCAACCTCAGATATAAGAATAAGCTGCCTCCAAGTTTCCTCAGATCTTTGATCCCATAGTTGAGATGAATATCTTAGGTGACAAAATGACACAAAGATAGTACTTTTTCACTGTAGAGGAAAATacctcaaaacttaaaaaaaaacaccactttTAATGCTAAAATAAACCTCCAGTCTGATCATCACACCAGGGTTCTGTAAGGTACCCGATATTGTTTTCCTCTGTTCAGATGTCATCACTCTTTCTTTAGAAACATAATGCTccgaaaatggaaaacaaagatttCTGCTGAGGATAAGAGGCAGGAGATGGGCTGACACAGACCATGGAGGTTAAAGACTGTGACAGAagtggactccctcccagctgtCCTGACATATTCTGAGCAGAaagctgggagagggagggacagcTAAGGAGAGGCTGGAGTACAACACGCTGTTAGTACAAGTTTGCAACAGCCAGGGGGAAAAGGATGAGTGacctgttttaaaattattacaggAGGAAAttccctggaggcccaggggtcaggactcggcactttcactgccagggcctgggttccatctctggtcggggaactaagatcccacaagctgcacagtgtggccaaaaataaataaataaaaaataaaattattacaggAAATTCTAAACAGTCAATGAAGACTGTATGTTCCAAATATAAATGTTGATTATGTGACACTCCTGTGGTTTGAGAATTTTTTGAGCTATTCTATAAATTAAGATCTATAGGTGAGATGGTACACTCTATTGGCTAACAGGAAACAAACACACGGACTTATAAAATCAGAAAGCTTATCTTTGAAGATTATCTCCAAAACCTTTTAAAGCGTTTTTCACAATCATTAACATGATGAACATATCCAATTAATCTCAGAAAGAACCTACTTTGTAAAATCGCTTTAAGCagtgttttttttaaccaataatcaagaaaaaaggaaacgaAAAACTAACAGGACTTAAAAGTTCccagaataatatttaaataataagaacaaGTATCAAATCCAGGCAATAACACactattttaatatgtaaagGTTTTAAGAATGAAATGGTAAAATGCATCTGAAATATCCATTTGAAATAAACTTATTTTCGTCCTACAGCACCGAGGGCTACGGAAACCTCCAAAGGGCCTGCATATCTGAGCGGCTCACGAGCGTCCTGTGCGTGCACCTGCCCACCACCGAGCATCCTGCCACCATGGCCCACGGCCCTGTTACCTTCCACAGTGAACCACGACGGCCACGAGGTCGTACATTCTGTCAGGATTGGTTGCATCGCCTGAAGTGTTAAATAGACGAAGTTCTAAGGGAAAAACGACCCGGTAAGAAAGTTTTGTGTATCGATGAAGTTGATCCATGTATTTAAATCTTTTCAGATGCAGAGCTAGAATCATGGGCAGCTTTTTAACTTTCATCCtgttaaaataaacatgaaaacaacatttCATAAGACGTTCACCATGTCCTTAAAAGAACTATCAAACTTCACGATTCAAGTAACAGTTGATAGTTTTCATAGCCTGGCACTGCCCACTTTTGCATATTTCTACCCATGACTTTTGTATTAGCAAAGCAAAATCCTGAAAGTCTTAAGACGGCCCCTGCCCCCCATCATCACCAAACCACATAATCTGACACAGCACTCGGTACGGCTCCCAAAGAGATATGATGGTACATTCCTTTACTAAGAACTCTGTACTTCTGAAATATAGGTCACTATGCCAGCTGCGGGAAAAACCAGTTCCTTAGGCCGCTCGCTCCTTCGGAGGTGAATGGAGGCTGAGATCCATTTGTTCTGTTCAGCTATATAGTTCAGTAACAGACTGAGAGCAGGAGACACTGAGAAAAGCATTGAAGACCATCCATTAAAGGCGTTTGCCAGAGACAAGGAGCAGCTCCTTAGTAAGAGCGGTGGCTGCGTGCATCCTGGAAGGGGAATAAAATAACCTGGAAACGCAGGAGTGAAGCTTTCACCTGTAAAGCACgggcctccccatcccccaacgCCCTGAAGGACCCCTCCGGGCAGCCTCTCCCCGAGATGCCTCTGCTCCCCCATTTCACTTCAGCGCCGACGCCTGATCTTCTGGCGCAAATAGCTGTTCTCCTCAACCCTCCATCAGCACTTTACACGCTCACTTCATATCTGTACAGTTTATTacactataaaacatttagatgaTTACGGGTCTTTCTCTTCTAGGGTCTGGACTCCGGACGGACAGGAACCAtctcttttattatatttctccACCTAGCACACGTAGGTACTTGACAAACACTACAGAACTGAATTCTGTGTGTGTTCAGTGAAGCAAAACacttttcatgattaaaaaatgaaacttattAAACCTCTGCCTCTAACGAAGTGAAAACAACTCATTTTATAGCATCATTCTAGATCTGCATTCTACAGATCTTAAATGTGGTGCGGTAGCTTATTATTCCAGAAGTGTTTATTAACCTGGCTTTTGGAAAACATTAgcgaaaataaatgtaaaacctaatCGTTCCTGGAAAGCAATCTAGCAATACGAATTAACAGCCTTTATGGCCTTTGCCTCAGTAATCGAAACTAAATAGATCATCTCAAATACAAGACTTCTGAGAAGAATTCAGTTCTGGAGTTATTTTATATTGTGAAAAAGTAGGAGAATTCTAGCTATTCAACAACATGAAACGCTGAAATACATTACAATACAAACACAACAGAGTATTTTACAACTTCAAACAATGTTGTTGAAAGTTTCTAAATGGCATGGGAAAATACGGAAAGTAAAAGAGtcaagatatatatttatatatacagtaATCCAACTCTTAAACATCAGATGTTCAATTAAACTGGTACAGAGTTGCTAAAACAAACTCtttcaaaacaataaaagcaaactaTCCTTTGAAAATGTCCAGTGAGGTGCAAACCCACAAGGATTTTTCTAAGTGTTAAATATGTTAGTAGTGTATTAGATACAGGCAGTTAAGATTAGGAAGAGGAGACAGATATGGCCTGGGGGTTAGGAAAAATGTGCTTTTAGAAATTAAGCCAGAGCAGAGGCGGAAAGGCccaaatggagaaaacagaacatgTCCAAATGCTGGCTTATAAAATACGCCCCATCAGACAACACGGGAGGAACACGAATCCTCCCAGCAGCACTTCTTCCCAGAGGAAACCCAACACTTGTGAAGAGACACAGGATAAAGTCAAACACAAATATTTGTGGagccacattttatagatgatgagaGACTATCTCACAAAATTTTTCTCATACTGAAATGGCtcaggaagaaatgaacacatatatAAGCCGAGTCAAATTCATTATGGAGATTGTGCAGCAGAAGGAAGAACTAAGAAGTTCATTTCCTGCTTGAAACACCAATTCCACCAACACACCAAAGAACTGATAGGATTCTGGTTTTCCTTCCATTCAAACATGTGTGGAGAAGGGTGACCTTAGGGACCTCTTGATCTCTGTCACTGTTGTTAAAAAAGTGGTCTCAGAATGTAATGTTTTCTCCAAAAGACAAATatgctgaagaaaaaaatgggaggacagagaactttttttcctttttagttaaaGTTTGAAATagacattgattttttaaatgtattgatctATGTATGCACGcacgcatgcatgcatgcatgcatgctgtgccgggtcttagttgcagcacgtgggatctagttccttgaccagggatcaaacccgggccccctgcattgcgagcACAGAGTCTCAagccctggaccaccagggaagtccccgacaTTGATTTTTATCTTCTGTAAACTGCCTTATAAGTTAATTttccatttagatttttttaaatggcatttacCTACTACACAATGATTAAAATTTGGATGAATTTATGATatacattttcttgcttttacaTCTTTAAAACAATAAGGTGTGTTCATTTTGCACTAACGTAAGAGGTATTTACCTTCCTATTATCTAATTATAATTAGATAATGTCTAAtcataatttaaaactatttttaaaaagtagaaggatggaaaaagacattaacAAAGTCAGCAAAGCTGGCTCTGGCTgattctaatatcagacaaagtagaacccaagccaaggaatgttactagagataaaggaggacattccaaaaaaaaaaaaagaaggacattcCATAATAAAGAGGGCCAACTGATCAAGAGGACACAATCTTCAAGTACCAAATACCAAATGTGatagaattaaagaaataaacagataaatgcaCAGAGTTAAAGTCTTTAACAGACTTCTCTAACAAAAAAAGTCAGTAGGAATAGGGAAGGTATGAACAACCAAATTATGGATCTAATCAACATTTATGGAACACTCCATTTCAAACTGAAGAATATGTGTTCTTCTCAAGTATAACTGGACATTCATTAATGTACTGGACAATGAAAGAAGTCTCAATAACTTCCAAAAGACAGAGATCACAGGATATATTTtcctgacaaaaattaaaaaacaaaaaatagcaaaatCCCCCTAAAATATGGAAACTAAGCTATatgcttctaaataatccatgggacAAAGacaaaatcacaagggaaattagaatagatttttaaatgtatgataaCGCAAATACCACATGTTAAAATTTGTGGGAACACAGCCAAAGCAGcgtttagaggaaaatttatagctttagatttttatattagaaaagaaaaagcgcAAGTCTTGACCACACAGAAAAGCTTAATAATGGTACATAAAATTCCACAGTTTCCTCTTATAAACTTAATGTCAAGCACGACTAACTGGGGCACATggtgctgggggtgaggggaacaCGACCTATGACCATGTGTGACTGTCAGCAGACATTTAAGTTGCCTCCACCTcttcttggttattgtaaatattagagcaatgaacatgggaatgcacaTATCTCTTTGAAAATCCTGTtatcagttcttttggatatgtaCTTAGAAGCAgaatgctggatcatacggtaattctaattttaatacttttgaggaaccttcacactgttttccacagtggctgcaacattttacatttccaccaataatacacagttcccttttctgcatATCCTTATCAACactcattattttctcttttcatttgaaAGTGGCCATCCTAACtaat
It encodes the following:
- the USP12 gene encoding ubiquitin carboxyl-terminal hydrolase 12 isoform X2 translates to MQQDAHEFLNYLLNTIADILQEERKQEKQNGRLPNGNIDSENNNSTPDPTWVHEIFQGTLTNETRCLTCETISSKDEDFLDLSVDVEQNTSITHCLRGFSNTETLCSEYKYYCEECRSKQEAHKRMKVKKLPMILALHLKRFKYMDQLHRYTKLSYRVVFPLELRLFNTSGDATNPDRMYDLVAVVVHCGSGPNRGHYIAIVKSHDFWLLFDDDIVEKIDAQAIEEFYGLTSDISKNSESGYILFYQSRD